One genomic region from Jiangella sp. DSM 45060 encodes:
- a CDS encoding septum formation family protein has protein sequence MASTSRVAMAASAAVAAVLLLAGCSDDGDEPKRDASGNVTESAGADVFDVQVGDCLGDFGDSEQVTDVSVVPCDQEHAQEIYATAEIADGELPSDDDLRAQAEETCTAEFETYVGLPYAESALDFTWLQPTAESWDQGDRELVCLVNDPAGPVTGSLQGANR, from the coding sequence GTGGCAAGCACGTCCCGCGTCGCCATGGCGGCGTCGGCCGCCGTTGCCGCGGTGCTGCTGCTGGCCGGGTGCTCCGACGACGGCGACGAGCCCAAGCGCGACGCGTCGGGCAACGTCACCGAGTCCGCCGGCGCCGACGTCTTCGACGTCCAGGTCGGCGACTGCCTGGGCGACTTCGGCGACTCCGAGCAGGTCACGGACGTCTCCGTGGTCCCGTGCGACCAGGAGCACGCGCAGGAGATCTACGCCACGGCCGAGATCGCCGACGGCGAGCTGCCCAGCGACGACGACCTGCGTGCCCAGGCCGAGGAGACCTGCACGGCCGAGTTCGAGACCTACGTCGGACTCCCCTACGCCGAGTCCGCGCTCGACTTCACCTGGTTGCAGCCCACCGCCGAATCGTGGGACCAGGGCGACCGCGAGCTGGTCTGCCTCGTCAACGACCCCGCCGGCCCCGTCACCGGCTCACTGCAGGGTGCGAACCGCTGA
- the hisI gene encoding phosphoribosyl-AMP cyclohydrolase, producing the protein MPGLDPTVSARLKLTPDGLLPAVVQQHDTGEVLMLAWMDAEALHRTLTSGRATYWSRSRGTYWVKGETSGHRQWVREARLDCDGDTLLLKVDQEGPACHTGTRTCFDDGLLESVPGAAA; encoded by the coding sequence ATGCCCGGTCTTGACCCCACCGTATCCGCCCGGCTCAAGCTCACCCCCGACGGCCTGCTGCCGGCGGTCGTCCAGCAGCACGACACCGGCGAGGTGCTCATGCTCGCGTGGATGGACGCCGAGGCGCTGCACCGCACGCTGACCTCCGGCCGGGCCACCTACTGGAGCCGCAGCCGCGGGACGTACTGGGTGAAGGGCGAGACGTCGGGTCACCGGCAGTGGGTGCGCGAGGCGCGCCTCGACTGCGACGGCGACACCCTGCTGCTCAAGGTCGACCAGGAGGGCCCGGCCTGCCACACCGGCACCCGCACCTGCTTCGACGACGGCCTGCTCGAGTCCGTCCCGGGGGCCGCCGCGTGA
- a CDS encoding anthranilate synthase component I — MNVTPDLETFRVLAKEHRVIPVVRRLLADGETPVGVYRKLAADRPGTFLLESAEHGGVWSRYSFVGARSAAVLSERDGEAVWHGHPPVGLPSGGDPWQALRGTLRALKSRRLPGLPPLTGGLVGFVSYDAVRRLERLPSTTVDDLALPDLSFLLATDVAVLDHDDGTILLVANAVNWDDSDERVDQAWADAVERLDRMTTELAQPTPSSVAAYDPEVPPRHDSRTEKPDFLAAVERAKEEIRAGEAFQIVLSQRFQTPTTADPLDVYRVLRRDNPSPYMYLVRLPGPDGDGDGAYSVVGSSPEALVKVNGDRAMTHPIAGTRWRGDTPEADAALAEELLADPKERAEHLMLVDLSRNDLGRVCAPGTVEVVDFMTVRRYSHVMHIESTVVGRLRDDQEALDVLAACFPAGTLSGAPKVRAMEIIDDLEPVRRGVYGGVVGYLDFAGDLDVAIAIRTALIRDGVGYVQAGAGIVADSDPEAEWTESRNKAAAALRAIAVAETMRPVP, encoded by the coding sequence GTGAACGTCACCCCTGACCTCGAGACGTTCCGGGTGCTGGCCAAGGAGCACCGCGTCATCCCGGTGGTGCGCCGGCTGCTGGCCGACGGCGAGACCCCGGTCGGCGTGTACCGCAAGCTGGCCGCCGACCGTCCCGGCACGTTCCTGCTGGAGTCCGCCGAGCACGGCGGCGTGTGGTCGCGCTACTCCTTCGTCGGCGCCCGGTCGGCGGCGGTGCTCAGCGAGCGCGACGGCGAGGCGGTCTGGCACGGCCACCCGCCGGTGGGGCTGCCGTCCGGGGGCGACCCCTGGCAGGCGCTGCGCGGCACGCTGCGGGCGCTGAAGAGCCGCCGGCTGCCCGGCCTGCCGCCGCTGACCGGCGGGCTGGTCGGGTTCGTCTCCTACGACGCCGTGCGGCGGCTGGAGCGGCTGCCGTCGACCACCGTCGACGACCTCGCGCTGCCCGACCTCTCCTTCCTGCTGGCCACCGACGTCGCCGTCCTCGACCACGACGACGGCACCATCCTGCTTGTCGCCAACGCCGTCAACTGGGACGACAGCGACGAACGGGTCGACCAGGCGTGGGCCGACGCGGTCGAGCGGCTCGACCGCATGACCACCGAGCTGGCCCAGCCCACGCCGTCGTCGGTGGCCGCGTACGACCCCGAGGTGCCGCCGCGGCACGACAGCCGCACCGAGAAGCCCGATTTCCTCGCCGCCGTCGAACGGGCGAAGGAGGAGATCCGGGCCGGCGAGGCGTTCCAGATCGTGCTCTCGCAGCGGTTCCAGACGCCCACCACGGCCGACCCGCTCGACGTCTACCGCGTGCTGCGCCGCGACAACCCCAGCCCGTACATGTACCTCGTGCGGCTGCCCGGCCCCGACGGCGACGGCGACGGCGCCTACTCCGTGGTCGGGTCCAGCCCGGAGGCGCTGGTCAAGGTCAACGGCGACCGCGCCATGACGCACCCCATCGCCGGCACCCGGTGGCGCGGCGACACCCCCGAGGCCGACGCCGCGCTGGCCGAGGAACTGCTCGCCGACCCCAAGGAGCGGGCCGAGCACCTCATGCTGGTCGACCTCTCCCGCAACGACCTCGGCCGGGTCTGCGCGCCCGGCACCGTCGAGGTGGTCGACTTCATGACGGTGCGCCGCTACAGCCACGTCATGCACATCGAGTCGACGGTGGTCGGGCGGCTGCGCGACGACCAGGAGGCGCTGGACGTCCTCGCCGCCTGCTTCCCGGCCGGCACGCTGTCAGGCGCGCCGAAGGTGCGGGCCATGGAGATCATCGACGACCTCGAGCCGGTGCGCCGCGGCGTCTACGGCGGCGTCGTCGGGTACCTCGACTTCGCCGGCGATCTCGACGTCGCCATCGCCATCCGCACGGCCCTGATCCGCGACGGCGTCGGGTACGTCCAGGCCGGCGCCGGCATCGTCGCCGACTCCGACCCCGAGGCGGAGTGGACGGAGTCGCGCAACAAGGCCGCCGCGGCGCTGCGGGCCATCGCCGTCGCCGAGACGATGCGGCCGGTCCCGTGA
- a CDS encoding TIGR02234 family membrane protein, with the protein MSPSARREYLGALLLLAAGGVLGLVAASRPWGSGEQSSSLSVTSDTVSGSDLLPLAPAAALVALAAVVAVPALRRAGRRVVGGVLAVLGVVQAVMAVLVLPDLAGRVSDWLATGPESAGPVDSVSTSPAWAVAVVVAGLLVALAGLLVAVRGPSWPSMGSRYERTGGRAPRRAAAKPAEGNRATWDALDRGDDPTG; encoded by the coding sequence GTGAGCCCGTCCGCCCGCCGCGAGTACCTCGGCGCGCTGCTCCTGCTGGCCGCGGGCGGCGTGCTCGGGCTGGTCGCGGCGTCCCGGCCGTGGGGGAGCGGTGAGCAGTCGTCGTCACTCTCGGTGACGTCCGACACCGTGTCCGGGTCTGACCTGCTGCCGCTCGCCCCGGCCGCCGCGCTGGTGGCGCTGGCGGCCGTGGTGGCGGTCCCGGCGCTGCGGCGGGCCGGGCGGCGCGTGGTCGGTGGCGTGCTGGCCGTGCTGGGCGTCGTGCAGGCCGTCATGGCGGTCCTGGTGCTGCCCGACCTCGCCGGGCGGGTGTCCGACTGGCTGGCCACCGGGCCGGAGTCCGCCGGGCCGGTCGACTCCGTGTCGACGTCGCCTGCGTGGGCCGTCGCGGTTGTCGTCGCCGGGCTGCTGGTGGCGCTGGCGGGGCTGCTGGTGGCCGTGCGCGGGCCGTCCTGGCCGTCGATGGGCTCGCGGTACGAGCGGACCGGCGGACGCGCCCCGCGGCGCGCCGCGGCGAAGCCCGCCGAGGGCAACCGCGCCACCTGGGACGCCCTCGACCGCGGCGACGACCCCACCGGCTGA
- a CDS encoding HGxxPAAW family protein encodes MAHNEHGHTPAAWTTVILILAGFVVGAIAVILLNWPLFWIGGVGLIVVAGIVGKVMQMMGLGQRDTQSGPSQPAVATGEDSIG; translated from the coding sequence ATGGCGCACAACGAGCACGGCCACACCCCGGCCGCCTGGACCACGGTCATCCTGATCCTCGCCGGTTTCGTGGTCGGCGCCATCGCCGTCATCCTGCTCAACTGGCCACTGTTCTGGATCGGCGGCGTCGGCCTGATCGTGGTCGCCGGCATCGTCGGCAAGGTCATGCAGATGATGGGCCTCGGGCAGCGAGACACCCAGAGCGGCCCCAGCCAGCCCGCCGTGGCGACGGGCGAGGACAGCATCGGGTAG
- a CDS encoding winged helix-turn-helix domain-containing protein codes for MPSAGRTTSERARSGPPVVSVGPVSLDVDQRLLATPGGREVALTPLQAALLAHLMDRPGLVCTREELMCQALGYPVPVGTRTVDVHVATLRGKLDGALTIRSVRGVGYALDPVPEG; via the coding sequence ATGCCCAGTGCCGGCAGGACGACGTCGGAACGGGCCCGGTCGGGTCCGCCGGTCGTCTCGGTCGGCCCCGTCTCGCTGGACGTCGATCAACGGCTGCTGGCGACCCCCGGCGGGCGCGAGGTCGCGCTGACGCCGTTGCAGGCCGCGCTGCTGGCCCATCTCATGGACCGGCCCGGCCTCGTGTGCACGCGCGAGGAGCTCATGTGCCAGGCGCTGGGCTACCCCGTCCCCGTCGGCACGCGCACCGTCGACGTGCACGTCGCGACGCTGCGCGGCAAGCTCGACGGCGCCCTGACCATCCGCTCCGTCCGTGGCGTCGGCTACGCCCTCGACCCCGTTCCGGAGGGGTGA
- the trpC gene encoding indole-3-glycerol phosphate synthase TrpC has protein sequence MSVLEEIIDGVRADLAEREGRCPLDQLKEMAAKQPPARDPLPLLRSPGVSVIAEVKRSSPSRGSLAEIADPAALAVDYESGGAAAISVLTERRRFGGTLDDLKTVRAAVDAPVLRKDFIVTSYQLWEARAYGADLALLIVAALEQIALVSLIERAESIGLTPLVEAHTADEVARAADAGAKLIGINARDLKTLDVDTTTFERLAPVVPDGIVKIAESGVKSPRDVIDLARAGADAVLVGETLVTGKDPRAAVADLVAAGAHPALNRGSRQG, from the coding sequence ATGAGCGTTCTCGAAGAGATCATCGACGGGGTGCGCGCCGACCTGGCCGAACGTGAGGGCCGGTGTCCTCTCGATCAGCTGAAGGAGATGGCGGCCAAGCAGCCGCCGGCTCGTGATCCGCTGCCGTTGCTCCGTTCGCCGGGCGTGTCGGTCATCGCTGAGGTGAAACGGTCGAGCCCGTCGCGGGGTTCCCTGGCCGAGATCGCCGACCCCGCCGCCCTCGCCGTCGACTACGAGTCCGGCGGCGCAGCGGCCATCAGCGTGCTCACCGAGCGGCGCCGGTTCGGCGGCACCCTCGACGACCTCAAGACGGTCCGGGCCGCCGTCGACGCGCCGGTGCTGCGCAAGGACTTCATCGTCACCAGCTACCAGCTGTGGGAGGCGCGCGCCTACGGCGCCGACCTCGCGCTGCTCATCGTGGCGGCGCTCGAGCAGATCGCGCTGGTGAGCCTCATCGAGCGGGCCGAGTCCATCGGGCTGACGCCGCTGGTCGAGGCGCACACCGCCGACGAGGTGGCGCGGGCGGCCGACGCGGGCGCGAAGCTGATCGGCATCAACGCCCGCGACCTCAAGACCCTCGACGTCGACACCACCACGTTCGAGCGGCTGGCGCCTGTGGTGCCCGACGGCATCGTGAAGATCGCCGAATCCGGCGTGAAGTCCCCCCGCGACGTCATCGACCTCGCCCGCGCCGGCGCCGACGCTGTTCTCGTCGGCGAGACCCTGGTCACCGGCAAGGACCCCCGCGCCGCCGTCGCCGACCTCGTCGCCGCCGGCGCCCACCCCGCGCTCAACCGGGGCAGCCGCCAGGGCTGA
- a CDS encoding GMC family oxidoreductase N-terminal domain-containing protein, translated as MRDVIVIGAGGGGPVVAKELAARGLDVLILEAGPRHADPDRDWTHYENDANNPLTGFLRFGPADREAPAWYRETPQNSFIWQLSGVGGTTQHYFGNCPRAYPGVFAGYDGADRDAYDTAHLFPFAYEELVPYFEWVEATLPVQTAAMGTKEQVFFRGCEGIGLPVQTTKTTTEDSFRPQENAILQPGGFAGRVTGRDDPRLRYPSATGCTFCGYCMQGCSKPAGAPRNLAAKRSTDNSYVPMALTAPSWAAGGRAAELIADAVVTRIHTSSRGGVEEASGVTWRVGATGETHREDARVVVLAAGCTESPRLWLNSRLPNPNDWVGRGYTDHFFDWVIGLFDEDTGSTRGAASAARAEFPGRGGMENVGLTPGLQQFAAVFSDSGIRGHYSNGRGPAGPWDGAAGRMIGPELKDALMNGVDRLLNILVITDDDVEAQNRVTLSALPADEHGPVPKVAFHQRKRSARTLRNREFVARRAAETLRAAGARKVVRVDWPPLLLHVQSSMRMGASPDDSVLDAHAEARWVKRLFVADNSALANSLGGPNPTLTSQALATRTAEKIFQTYFGGDPWVHSESPVESTDARVTDGLRERSLA; from the coding sequence ATGCGCGACGTCATCGTCATCGGCGCGGGCGGCGGCGGGCCCGTCGTCGCGAAGGAGCTGGCCGCGCGCGGCCTGGACGTGCTGATCCTGGAGGCCGGGCCGCGGCACGCCGACCCTGACCGCGACTGGACGCACTACGAGAACGACGCGAACAACCCGCTCACCGGGTTCCTGCGGTTCGGCCCGGCCGACCGCGAGGCGCCGGCGTGGTACCGCGAGACGCCGCAGAACTCGTTCATCTGGCAGCTGTCCGGCGTCGGCGGCACGACGCAGCACTACTTCGGCAACTGCCCGCGCGCCTACCCCGGCGTGTTCGCGGGCTACGACGGCGCGGACCGGGACGCGTACGACACCGCGCACCTGTTCCCGTTCGCGTACGAGGAGCTGGTGCCGTACTTCGAGTGGGTCGAGGCGACGCTGCCCGTGCAGACCGCAGCGATGGGCACGAAGGAGCAGGTGTTCTTCCGCGGCTGCGAGGGCATCGGGCTGCCGGTGCAGACCACGAAGACGACGACGGAGGACTCGTTCCGGCCGCAGGAGAACGCGATCCTGCAGCCCGGCGGGTTCGCGGGCCGCGTCACGGGGCGGGACGACCCGCGGCTGCGGTATCCGTCGGCCACGGGGTGCACGTTCTGCGGCTACTGCATGCAGGGCTGCAGCAAACCGGCCGGCGCGCCGCGGAACCTGGCGGCCAAGCGGTCCACCGACAACAGCTACGTGCCGATGGCGCTGACGGCGCCGTCGTGGGCGGCGGGCGGGCGGGCCGCGGAGCTGATCGCGGACGCCGTCGTGACCCGCATCCACACGTCGTCGCGGGGCGGCGTCGAGGAGGCGTCCGGGGTGACCTGGCGCGTCGGCGCGACCGGCGAAACCCACCGCGAGGACGCCCGCGTCGTCGTCCTGGCCGCCGGCTGCACGGAGAGCCCGCGGCTGTGGCTGAACAGCCGGCTGCCGAACCCGAACGACTGGGTCGGCCGCGGCTACACCGACCACTTCTTCGACTGGGTGATCGGGCTGTTCGACGAGGACACCGGCTCCACCCGCGGCGCGGCGTCGGCGGCGCGGGCCGAGTTCCCCGGCCGCGGCGGCATGGAGAACGTCGGCCTGACGCCCGGCCTGCAGCAGTTCGCCGCCGTCTTCTCCGACAGCGGGATCCGCGGCCACTACTCGAACGGGCGCGGCCCCGCCGGTCCGTGGGACGGCGCGGCCGGCCGGATGATCGGCCCGGAGCTCAAGGACGCCCTCATGAACGGCGTCGACCGGCTGCTCAACATCCTCGTCATCACCGACGACGACGTCGAGGCGCAGAACCGCGTCACGCTCTCCGCCCTGCCGGCCGACGAGCACGGCCCGGTGCCGAAGGTGGCGTTCCACCAGCGGAAGCGGTCGGCGCGGACGCTGCGCAACCGCGAGTTCGTGGCGCGGCGGGCGGCGGAGACCCTGCGCGCGGCCGGCGCCCGCAAGGTCGTCCGGGTCGACTGGCCGCCGCTGCTGCTGCACGTGCAGTCGTCGATGCGGATGGGCGCGTCGCCGGACGACTCCGTGCTGGACGCCCACGCCGAGGCGCGCTGGGTGAAGCGGCTGTTCGTGGCCGACAACTCGGCGCTGGCCAACTCGCTGGGCGGGCCGAACCCCACGCTGACGTCGCAGGCCCTGGCCACCCGCACCGCCGAGAAGATCTTCCAGACCTACTTCGGCGGCGACCCCTGGGTGCACTCGGAGTCCCCCGTCGAGTCGACGGACGCGCGGGTGACGGACGGGTTGCGCGAGCGGTCGCTGGCGTGA
- the trpB gene encoding tryptophan synthase subunit beta — translation MDTRPDPGHVLSADRPGRFGPYGGRYVPEALIAALDELDREYTAAKQDPAFAAELNHLLTTYTGRPTPVTEAARFGAEAAGGARVLLKREDLNHTGSHKINNVLGQALLTKRIGKPRVIAETGAGQHGVATATAAALMGLECVIYMGEEDTRRQALNVARMRLLGATVVPVTTGSRTLKDAINEALRDWVTNVATTNYVFGTVAGPHPFPTLVRDLQRIIGVEARQQVLDLTGTLPDAVAACVGGGSNAIGIFHAFVDDPEVALYGFEAGGDGVATGRHAATITAGSPGVLHGARSYLLQDEMGQTIESHSISAGLDYPGVGPEHAWLKDSGRAAYEPVDDADAMEAFRLLCRTEGIIPAIESSHALAGARRLGERLGPDATILVNLSGRGDKDVDTAAKWFGLMDESGEVQP, via the coding sequence GTGGACACCAGGCCCGACCCTGGGCACGTCCTTTCCGCCGACCGGCCCGGCCGGTTCGGCCCGTACGGCGGCCGCTACGTCCCGGAGGCGCTGATCGCGGCGCTCGACGAGCTCGACCGCGAGTACACCGCCGCCAAGCAGGACCCCGCCTTCGCCGCTGAGCTCAACCACCTGCTGACCACTTACACCGGCCGGCCCACGCCGGTCACCGAGGCGGCCCGGTTCGGCGCCGAGGCGGCCGGCGGCGCGCGCGTCCTGCTCAAGCGCGAGGACCTCAACCACACCGGCTCGCACAAGATCAACAACGTGCTGGGCCAGGCGCTGCTCACCAAGCGCATCGGCAAGCCGCGGGTCATCGCCGAGACCGGCGCCGGCCAGCACGGCGTCGCCACCGCCACCGCGGCCGCGCTGATGGGCCTCGAGTGCGTCATCTACATGGGCGAGGAGGACACCCGCCGGCAGGCGCTCAACGTCGCCCGCATGCGGCTGCTCGGCGCCACCGTCGTCCCGGTCACCACCGGCTCGCGCACGCTCAAGGACGCCATCAACGAGGCGCTGCGCGACTGGGTCACCAACGTCGCCACCACCAACTACGTGTTCGGCACGGTGGCCGGGCCGCACCCGTTCCCGACGCTCGTGCGCGACCTCCAGCGCATCATCGGCGTCGAGGCGCGCCAGCAGGTGCTCGACCTCACCGGCACGCTGCCCGACGCGGTCGCGGCCTGCGTCGGCGGCGGGTCCAACGCCATCGGCATCTTCCACGCGTTCGTCGACGACCCCGAGGTCGCCCTGTACGGCTTCGAGGCCGGCGGCGACGGCGTCGCGACCGGCCGGCACGCGGCCACCATCACGGCCGGGTCGCCGGGCGTGCTGCACGGCGCGCGCTCGTACCTGCTGCAGGACGAGATGGGGCAGACGATCGAGTCCCACTCCATCTCGGCCGGCCTCGACTACCCGGGCGTCGGACCCGAGCACGCCTGGCTGAAGGACTCCGGCCGGGCGGCCTACGAGCCGGTCGACGACGCCGACGCCATGGAGGCGTTCCGGCTGCTCTGCCGCACCGAGGGCATCATCCCGGCCATCGAGAGCTCGCACGCGCTGGCCGGCGCGCGGCGCCTGGGCGAGCGGCTCGGCCCCGACGCCACCATCCTGGTGAACCTGTCCGGGCGCGGCGACAAGGACGTCGACACCGCCGCGAAGTGGTTCGGTCTCATGGACGAGTCCGGGGAGGTCCAGCCGTGA
- the trpA gene encoding tryptophan synthase subunit alpha: MSTTVAFEKARAEGRAALIGYLPAGYPSVDGSVTALKAMVEAGVDAVEIGLPYSDPVIDGPTVQAAVEGALKAGTTTADVLRVVEAVAAAGAPAVVMSYWNPLQRYGAAAFARDLAAAGGSGVITPDLTPDADDTWIPAAREHGLDTVFLVAPSSTDDRIAMTTAACRGFVYATSVMGVTGTRDQVGDAAAGLVARTKATTDLPVAVGLGVSNGAQAAEIAAYADGVVVGSAFVRRLLEAPDPAAGLASVAELAADLAGGVRTR; this comes from the coding sequence GTGAGCACGACGGTCGCGTTCGAGAAGGCGCGCGCCGAGGGCCGCGCCGCGCTGATCGGCTACCTGCCGGCCGGCTACCCCAGCGTCGACGGCTCAGTCACGGCGCTCAAGGCCATGGTCGAGGCCGGCGTCGACGCCGTCGAGATCGGGCTGCCCTACAGCGACCCCGTCATCGACGGCCCGACCGTCCAGGCCGCGGTCGAGGGCGCGTTGAAGGCCGGCACCACCACGGCCGACGTGCTGCGCGTCGTCGAGGCGGTGGCCGCCGCCGGCGCGCCCGCCGTCGTCATGTCGTACTGGAACCCGCTGCAGCGCTACGGCGCGGCGGCGTTCGCCCGCGACCTCGCGGCGGCCGGCGGGTCCGGCGTCATCACGCCCGACCTCACGCCCGACGCCGACGACACCTGGATTCCGGCGGCCCGCGAGCACGGCCTCGACACCGTCTTCCTCGTGGCGCCGTCGTCCACCGACGACCGCATCGCCATGACGACGGCGGCCTGCCGCGGCTTCGTCTACGCCACCTCCGTCATGGGCGTCACCGGCACCCGCGACCAGGTCGGCGACGCCGCGGCCGGGCTGGTCGCGCGGACGAAGGCCACGACGGACCTCCCGGTCGCGGTCGGGCTGGGCGTCTCCAACGGCGCGCAGGCGGCCGAGATCGCCGCGTACGCCGACGGCGTCGTCGTCGGGTCCGCGTTCGTCCGCCGGCTGCTCGAGGCGCCCGATCCCGCCGCCGGGCTCGCGTCCGTCGCCGAACTGGCCGCCGACCTCGCCGGGGGAGTGCGCACGCGCTGA